The Linepithema humile isolate Giens D197 chromosome 7, Lhum_UNIL_v1.0, whole genome shotgun sequence genome has a window encoding:
- the LOC105679262 gene encoding N-acetylglucosamine-6-sulfatase-like isoform X5, whose translation MLRLCQFVLFVRSLCRTPMTNTLNLIGRQGITFTNCFVASPICCPNRASILTGRYQHNHLTVNNSIAGGCNSIQWQQLREPATFAALLRNIAGYKTFYAGKYLNEYGSKRVGGANHVPIGWDWWAGLVGNSKYYDYLLSINGTERKHGNTAGDYLTDVISNLAADFIKGYSQNQPFLMVLAPPAPHAPFTPADRHNDKYNGTKAKRTPNFNTAVNQDKHWLVRRGPSPLPDSVLPQLDKIYRKRWETLLAVDELVKNVHELLEERNLLNNTYFIYTSDNGYHIGQFSMPMDKRQPYETDIRVPLLVSGPGIDPSRISAPVSSVDIFATVLDIADVEYPSDGTTLFKTKRNLSQDRTVLIEYRGERSKNVPSSGCPSDSDLNVTLCIKEMACKCQDAANNTFSCIRRVSLNFNNIFCVFEDNQKFIEAYNLNVDEYQMINIGYTMKKQLRHRFRKRLKRMAICQDAECVLTGLGNKYT comes from the exons ATGTTACGATTGTGCCAGTTTGTTctgttcgttcgttcgttgtGCCGT ACACCAATGACAAATACACTGAATCTTATAGGACGTCAGGGTATCACGTTTACAAATTGT TTCGTAGCCTCACCCATTTGCTGTCCTAATCGAGCGTCCATCCTGACTGGACGATACCAGCATAATCATTTGACAGTGAATAATTCTATCGCTGGTGGTTGTAATAGCATACAGTGGCAACAATTAAGAGAACCGGCAACGTTTGCTGCTCTTTTGCGAAATATCGCCGGATACAAAACTTTTTATGCGGGAAAATACTTGAACGAG TACGGAAGCAAGAGAGTTGGCGGTGCGAATCATGTACCGATCGGATGGGACTGGTGGGCCGGTCTTGTAGGAAATTCCAAATATTACGATTATTTGTTATCGATAAATGGTACGGAAAGAAAGCACGGTAACACTGCAGGCGACTATCTTACCGACGTAATT agtAATCTAGCTGCGGATTTTATCAAAGGATATTCCCAAAATCAACCTTTCCTTATGGTATTAGCACCCCCAGCCCCTCATGCTCCTTTTACACCCGCCGATAGACATAATGATAAGTATAATGGTACAAAAGCAAAAAGGACTCCAAATTTTAACACAGCCGTGAATCAG GATAAACATTGGTTAGTTAGACGAGGTCCATCTCCTTTACCAGACAGCGTATTGCCGCAATTAGATAAGATATACAGGAAGAGATGGGAAACTTTATTAGCTGTTGACGAACttgttaaaaatgtacatGAGTTGTTGGAAGAGCGAAACTTGCTGAACAACACCTACTTTATTTATACGTCTGACAATGGATATCACATtg GACAATTTAGTATGCCCATGGACAAGCGTCAACCTTACGAGACAGATATACGAGTTCCATTATTGGTATCTGGTCCAGGAATTGACCCGTCTAGAATTTCCGCACCTGTCAGCAGTGTGGATATTTTCGCCACAGTTTTAGATATAGCTGATGTGGAATATCCATCAGATGGGACAACATTGTTTAAAACAAAGCGCAATTTGTCACAAGATCGTACAGTTTTGATAGAGTATCGGGGAGAAAGATCCAAAAATGTACCATCATCCGGTTGTCCAAGTGACAGTGATTTGAATGTTACA CTATGCATAAAAGAAATGGCGTGCAAATGTCAGGATGCCGCAAACAATACGTTCAGTTGTATTCGTCGTGTCTCTctaaactttaataatattttctgcgTCTTTGAAGATAATCAG AAATTCATTGAAGCCTACAATTTGAACGTTGACGAATACCAAATGATAAATATCGGGTACACAATGAAGAAACAATTGAGACACAGATTCAGGAAACGTCTTAAGAGAATGGCAATATGTCAAGACGCAGAATGCGTTCTCACAGGATTGGGaaacaaatatacataa
- the LOC105679262 gene encoding N-acetylglucosamine-6-sulfatase-like isoform X7 has translation MTNTLNLIGRQGITFTNCFVASPICCPNRASILTGRYQHNHLTVNNSIAGGCNSIQWQQLREPATFAALLRNIAGYKTFYAGKYLNEYGSKRVGGANHVPIGWDWWAGLVGNSKYYDYLLSINGTERKHGNTAGDYLTDVISNLAADFIKGYSQNQPFLMVLAPPAPHAPFTPADRHNDKYNGTKAKRTPNFNTAVNQDKHWLVRRGPSPLPDSVLPQLDKIYRKRWETLLAVDELVKNVHELLEERNLLNNTYFIYTSDNGYHIGQFSMPMDKRQPYETDIRVPLLVSGPGIDPSRISAPVSSVDIFATVLDIADVEYPSDGTTLFKTKRNLSQDRTVLIEYRGERSKNVPSSGCPSDSDLNVTLCIKEMACKCQDAANNTFSCIRRVSLNFNNIFCVFEDNQKFIEAYNLNVDEYQMINIGYTMKKQLRHRFRKRLKRMAICQDAECVLTGLGNKYT, from the exons ATGACAAATACACTGAATCTTATAGGACGTCAGGGTATCACGTTTACAAATTGT TTCGTAGCCTCACCCATTTGCTGTCCTAATCGAGCGTCCATCCTGACTGGACGATACCAGCATAATCATTTGACAGTGAATAATTCTATCGCTGGTGGTTGTAATAGCATACAGTGGCAACAATTAAGAGAACCGGCAACGTTTGCTGCTCTTTTGCGAAATATCGCCGGATACAAAACTTTTTATGCGGGAAAATACTTGAACGAG TACGGAAGCAAGAGAGTTGGCGGTGCGAATCATGTACCGATCGGATGGGACTGGTGGGCCGGTCTTGTAGGAAATTCCAAATATTACGATTATTTGTTATCGATAAATGGTACGGAAAGAAAGCACGGTAACACTGCAGGCGACTATCTTACCGACGTAATT agtAATCTAGCTGCGGATTTTATCAAAGGATATTCCCAAAATCAACCTTTCCTTATGGTATTAGCACCCCCAGCCCCTCATGCTCCTTTTACACCCGCCGATAGACATAATGATAAGTATAATGGTACAAAAGCAAAAAGGACTCCAAATTTTAACACAGCCGTGAATCAG GATAAACATTGGTTAGTTAGACGAGGTCCATCTCCTTTACCAGACAGCGTATTGCCGCAATTAGATAAGATATACAGGAAGAGATGGGAAACTTTATTAGCTGTTGACGAACttgttaaaaatgtacatGAGTTGTTGGAAGAGCGAAACTTGCTGAACAACACCTACTTTATTTATACGTCTGACAATGGATATCACATtg GACAATTTAGTATGCCCATGGACAAGCGTCAACCTTACGAGACAGATATACGAGTTCCATTATTGGTATCTGGTCCAGGAATTGACCCGTCTAGAATTTCCGCACCTGTCAGCAGTGTGGATATTTTCGCCACAGTTTTAGATATAGCTGATGTGGAATATCCATCAGATGGGACAACATTGTTTAAAACAAAGCGCAATTTGTCACAAGATCGTACAGTTTTGATAGAGTATCGGGGAGAAAGATCCAAAAATGTACCATCATCCGGTTGTCCAAGTGACAGTGATTTGAATGTTACA CTATGCATAAAAGAAATGGCGTGCAAATGTCAGGATGCCGCAAACAATACGTTCAGTTGTATTCGTCGTGTCTCTctaaactttaataatattttctgcgTCTTTGAAGATAATCAG AAATTCATTGAAGCCTACAATTTGAACGTTGACGAATACCAAATGATAAATATCGGGTACACAATGAAGAAACAATTGAGACACAGATTCAGGAAACGTCTTAAGAGAATGGCAATATGTCAAGACGCAGAATGCGTTCTCACAGGATTGGGaaacaaatatacataa
- the LOC105679262 gene encoding N-acetylglucosamine-6-sulfatase-like isoform X2: MHLKILFLFLNYLSLSVGLGNIVLIITDDQDSILDGMTPMTNTLNLIGRQGITFTNCFVASPICCPNRASILTGRYQHNHLTVNNSIAGGCNSIQWQQLREPATFAALLRNIAGYKTFYAGKYLNEYGSKRVGGANHVPIGWDWWAGLVGNSKYYDYLLSINGTERKHGNTAGDYLTDVISNLAADFIKGYSQNQPFLMVLAPPAPHAPFTPADRHNDKYNGTKAKRTPNFNTAVNQDKHWLVRRGPSPLPDSVLPQLDKIYRKRWETLLAVDELVKNVHELLEERNLLNNTYFIYTSDNGYHIGQFSMPMDKRQPYETDIRVPLLVSGPGIDPSRISAPVSSVDIFATVLDIADVEYPSDGTTLFKTKRNLSQDRTVLIEYRGERSKNVPSSGCPSDSDLNVTLCIKEMACKCQDAANNTFSCIRRVSLNFNNIFCVFEDNQKFIEAYNLNVDEYQMINIGYTMKKQLRHRFRKRLKRMAICQDAECVLTGLGNKYT, translated from the exons ATGCATCTAAAGATTCTTTTCTTGTTCCTGAATTACTTATCATTATCGGTTGGATTGGGGAATATTGTCCTGATTATTACCGACGATCAAGACTCAATTCTAGATGGCATG ACACCAATGACAAATACACTGAATCTTATAGGACGTCAGGGTATCACGTTTACAAATTGT TTCGTAGCCTCACCCATTTGCTGTCCTAATCGAGCGTCCATCCTGACTGGACGATACCAGCATAATCATTTGACAGTGAATAATTCTATCGCTGGTGGTTGTAATAGCATACAGTGGCAACAATTAAGAGAACCGGCAACGTTTGCTGCTCTTTTGCGAAATATCGCCGGATACAAAACTTTTTATGCGGGAAAATACTTGAACGAG TACGGAAGCAAGAGAGTTGGCGGTGCGAATCATGTACCGATCGGATGGGACTGGTGGGCCGGTCTTGTAGGAAATTCCAAATATTACGATTATTTGTTATCGATAAATGGTACGGAAAGAAAGCACGGTAACACTGCAGGCGACTATCTTACCGACGTAATT agtAATCTAGCTGCGGATTTTATCAAAGGATATTCCCAAAATCAACCTTTCCTTATGGTATTAGCACCCCCAGCCCCTCATGCTCCTTTTACACCCGCCGATAGACATAATGATAAGTATAATGGTACAAAAGCAAAAAGGACTCCAAATTTTAACACAGCCGTGAATCAG GATAAACATTGGTTAGTTAGACGAGGTCCATCTCCTTTACCAGACAGCGTATTGCCGCAATTAGATAAGATATACAGGAAGAGATGGGAAACTTTATTAGCTGTTGACGAACttgttaaaaatgtacatGAGTTGTTGGAAGAGCGAAACTTGCTGAACAACACCTACTTTATTTATACGTCTGACAATGGATATCACATtg GACAATTTAGTATGCCCATGGACAAGCGTCAACCTTACGAGACAGATATACGAGTTCCATTATTGGTATCTGGTCCAGGAATTGACCCGTCTAGAATTTCCGCACCTGTCAGCAGTGTGGATATTTTCGCCACAGTTTTAGATATAGCTGATGTGGAATATCCATCAGATGGGACAACATTGTTTAAAACAAAGCGCAATTTGTCACAAGATCGTACAGTTTTGATAGAGTATCGGGGAGAAAGATCCAAAAATGTACCATCATCCGGTTGTCCAAGTGACAGTGATTTGAATGTTACA CTATGCATAAAAGAAATGGCGTGCAAATGTCAGGATGCCGCAAACAATACGTTCAGTTGTATTCGTCGTGTCTCTctaaactttaataatattttctgcgTCTTTGAAGATAATCAG AAATTCATTGAAGCCTACAATTTGAACGTTGACGAATACCAAATGATAAATATCGGGTACACAATGAAGAAACAATTGAGACACAGATTCAGGAAACGTCTTAAGAGAATGGCAATATGTCAAGACGCAGAATGCGTTCTCACAGGATTGGGaaacaaatatacataa
- the LOC105679262 gene encoding N-acetylglucosamine-6-sulfatase-like isoform X3, with amino-acid sequence MRKCVRNVTIVPVCSVRSFVVPCACSSTPMTNTLNLIGRQGITFTNCFVASPICCPNRASILTGRYQHNHLTVNNSIAGGCNSIQWQQLREPATFAALLRNIAGYKTFYAGKYLNEYGSKRVGGANHVPIGWDWWAGLVGNSKYYDYLLSINGTERKHGNTAGDYLTDVISNLAADFIKGYSQNQPFLMVLAPPAPHAPFTPADRHNDKYNGTKAKRTPNFNTAVNQDKHWLVRRGPSPLPDSVLPQLDKIYRKRWETLLAVDELVKNVHELLEERNLLNNTYFIYTSDNGYHIGQFSMPMDKRQPYETDIRVPLLVSGPGIDPSRISAPVSSVDIFATVLDIADVEYPSDGTTLFKTKRNLSQDRTVLIEYRGERSKNVPSSGCPSDSDLNVTLCIKEMACKCQDAANNTFSCIRRVSLNFNNIFCVFEDNQKFIEAYNLNVDEYQMINIGYTMKKQLRHRFRKRLKRMAICQDAECVLTGLGNKYT; translated from the exons ATGAGGAAGTGCGTGCGGAATGTTACGATTGTGCCAGTTTGTTctgttcgttcgttcgttgtGCCGTGTGCGTGCTCAAGC ACACCAATGACAAATACACTGAATCTTATAGGACGTCAGGGTATCACGTTTACAAATTGT TTCGTAGCCTCACCCATTTGCTGTCCTAATCGAGCGTCCATCCTGACTGGACGATACCAGCATAATCATTTGACAGTGAATAATTCTATCGCTGGTGGTTGTAATAGCATACAGTGGCAACAATTAAGAGAACCGGCAACGTTTGCTGCTCTTTTGCGAAATATCGCCGGATACAAAACTTTTTATGCGGGAAAATACTTGAACGAG TACGGAAGCAAGAGAGTTGGCGGTGCGAATCATGTACCGATCGGATGGGACTGGTGGGCCGGTCTTGTAGGAAATTCCAAATATTACGATTATTTGTTATCGATAAATGGTACGGAAAGAAAGCACGGTAACACTGCAGGCGACTATCTTACCGACGTAATT agtAATCTAGCTGCGGATTTTATCAAAGGATATTCCCAAAATCAACCTTTCCTTATGGTATTAGCACCCCCAGCCCCTCATGCTCCTTTTACACCCGCCGATAGACATAATGATAAGTATAATGGTACAAAAGCAAAAAGGACTCCAAATTTTAACACAGCCGTGAATCAG GATAAACATTGGTTAGTTAGACGAGGTCCATCTCCTTTACCAGACAGCGTATTGCCGCAATTAGATAAGATATACAGGAAGAGATGGGAAACTTTATTAGCTGTTGACGAACttgttaaaaatgtacatGAGTTGTTGGAAGAGCGAAACTTGCTGAACAACACCTACTTTATTTATACGTCTGACAATGGATATCACATtg GACAATTTAGTATGCCCATGGACAAGCGTCAACCTTACGAGACAGATATACGAGTTCCATTATTGGTATCTGGTCCAGGAATTGACCCGTCTAGAATTTCCGCACCTGTCAGCAGTGTGGATATTTTCGCCACAGTTTTAGATATAGCTGATGTGGAATATCCATCAGATGGGACAACATTGTTTAAAACAAAGCGCAATTTGTCACAAGATCGTACAGTTTTGATAGAGTATCGGGGAGAAAGATCCAAAAATGTACCATCATCCGGTTGTCCAAGTGACAGTGATTTGAATGTTACA CTATGCATAAAAGAAATGGCGTGCAAATGTCAGGATGCCGCAAACAATACGTTCAGTTGTATTCGTCGTGTCTCTctaaactttaataatattttctgcgTCTTTGAAGATAATCAG AAATTCATTGAAGCCTACAATTTGAACGTTGACGAATACCAAATGATAAATATCGGGTACACAATGAAGAAACAATTGAGACACAGATTCAGGAAACGTCTTAAGAGAATGGCAATATGTCAAGACGCAGAATGCGTTCTCACAGGATTGGGaaacaaatatacataa
- the LOC105679262 gene encoding N-acetylglucosamine-6-sulfatase-like isoform X1, which yields MRKCVRNVTIVPVCSVRSFVVPCACSSVRQRISSTSPNTLCRPRGLLFLALFANVISPIGVSAANKYTNDKYTESYRTSGYHVYKLSSPICCPNRASILTGRYQHNHLTVNNSIAGGCNSIQWQQLREPATFAALLRNIAGYKTFYAGKYLNEYGSKRVGGANHVPIGWDWWAGLVGNSKYYDYLLSINGTERKHGNTAGDYLTDVISNLAADFIKGYSQNQPFLMVLAPPAPHAPFTPADRHNDKYNGTKAKRTPNFNTAVNQDKHWLVRRGPSPLPDSVLPQLDKIYRKRWETLLAVDELVKNVHELLEERNLLNNTYFIYTSDNGYHIGQFSMPMDKRQPYETDIRVPLLVSGPGIDPSRISAPVSSVDIFATVLDIADVEYPSDGTTLFKTKRNLSQDRTVLIEYRGERSKNVPSSGCPSDSDLNVTLCIKEMACKCQDAANNTFSCIRRVSLNFNNIFCVFEDNQKFIEAYNLNVDEYQMINIGYTMKKQLRHRFRKRLKRMAICQDAECVLTGLGNKYT from the exons ATGAGGAAGTGCGTGCGGAATGTTACGATTGTGCCAGTTTGTTctgttcgttcgttcgttgtGCCGTGTGCGTGCTCAAGCGTAAGGCAACGCATAAGCTCAACCTCTCCCAACACCCTCTGCCGGCCGCGCGGATTGTTGTTTTTGGCACTCTTCGCAAATGTTATCTCACCAATTGGAGTTAGCGCTGCGAATAAAT ACACCAATGACAAATACACTGAATCTTATAGGACGTCAGGGTATCACGTTTACAAATTGT CCTCACCCATTTGCTGTCCTAATCGAGCGTCCATCCTGACTGGACGATACCAGCATAATCATTTGACAGTGAATAATTCTATCGCTGGTGGTTGTAATAGCATACAGTGGCAACAATTAAGAGAACCGGCAACGTTTGCTGCTCTTTTGCGAAATATCGCCGGATACAAAACTTTTTATGCGGGAAAATACTTGAACGAG TACGGAAGCAAGAGAGTTGGCGGTGCGAATCATGTACCGATCGGATGGGACTGGTGGGCCGGTCTTGTAGGAAATTCCAAATATTACGATTATTTGTTATCGATAAATGGTACGGAAAGAAAGCACGGTAACACTGCAGGCGACTATCTTACCGACGTAATT agtAATCTAGCTGCGGATTTTATCAAAGGATATTCCCAAAATCAACCTTTCCTTATGGTATTAGCACCCCCAGCCCCTCATGCTCCTTTTACACCCGCCGATAGACATAATGATAAGTATAATGGTACAAAAGCAAAAAGGACTCCAAATTTTAACACAGCCGTGAATCAG GATAAACATTGGTTAGTTAGACGAGGTCCATCTCCTTTACCAGACAGCGTATTGCCGCAATTAGATAAGATATACAGGAAGAGATGGGAAACTTTATTAGCTGTTGACGAACttgttaaaaatgtacatGAGTTGTTGGAAGAGCGAAACTTGCTGAACAACACCTACTTTATTTATACGTCTGACAATGGATATCACATtg GACAATTTAGTATGCCCATGGACAAGCGTCAACCTTACGAGACAGATATACGAGTTCCATTATTGGTATCTGGTCCAGGAATTGACCCGTCTAGAATTTCCGCACCTGTCAGCAGTGTGGATATTTTCGCCACAGTTTTAGATATAGCTGATGTGGAATATCCATCAGATGGGACAACATTGTTTAAAACAAAGCGCAATTTGTCACAAGATCGTACAGTTTTGATAGAGTATCGGGGAGAAAGATCCAAAAATGTACCATCATCCGGTTGTCCAAGTGACAGTGATTTGAATGTTACA CTATGCATAAAAGAAATGGCGTGCAAATGTCAGGATGCCGCAAACAATACGTTCAGTTGTATTCGTCGTGTCTCTctaaactttaataatattttctgcgTCTTTGAAGATAATCAG AAATTCATTGAAGCCTACAATTTGAACGTTGACGAATACCAAATGATAAATATCGGGTACACAATGAAGAAACAATTGAGACACAGATTCAGGAAACGTCTTAAGAGAATGGCAATATGTCAAGACGCAGAATGCGTTCTCACAGGATTGGGaaacaaatatacataa
- the LOC105679262 gene encoding N-acetylglucosamine-6-sulfatase-like isoform X6 encodes MLSHQLELALRINTPMTNTLNLIGRQGITFTNCFVASPICCPNRASILTGRYQHNHLTVNNSIAGGCNSIQWQQLREPATFAALLRNIAGYKTFYAGKYLNEYGSKRVGGANHVPIGWDWWAGLVGNSKYYDYLLSINGTERKHGNTAGDYLTDVISNLAADFIKGYSQNQPFLMVLAPPAPHAPFTPADRHNDKYNGTKAKRTPNFNTAVNQDKHWLVRRGPSPLPDSVLPQLDKIYRKRWETLLAVDELVKNVHELLEERNLLNNTYFIYTSDNGYHIGQFSMPMDKRQPYETDIRVPLLVSGPGIDPSRISAPVSSVDIFATVLDIADVEYPSDGTTLFKTKRNLSQDRTVLIEYRGERSKNVPSSGCPSDSDLNVTLCIKEMACKCQDAANNTFSCIRRVSLNFNNIFCVFEDNQKFIEAYNLNVDEYQMINIGYTMKKQLRHRFRKRLKRMAICQDAECVLTGLGNKYT; translated from the exons ATGTTATCTCACCAATTGGAGTTAGCGCTGCGAATAAAT ACACCAATGACAAATACACTGAATCTTATAGGACGTCAGGGTATCACGTTTACAAATTGT TTCGTAGCCTCACCCATTTGCTGTCCTAATCGAGCGTCCATCCTGACTGGACGATACCAGCATAATCATTTGACAGTGAATAATTCTATCGCTGGTGGTTGTAATAGCATACAGTGGCAACAATTAAGAGAACCGGCAACGTTTGCTGCTCTTTTGCGAAATATCGCCGGATACAAAACTTTTTATGCGGGAAAATACTTGAACGAG TACGGAAGCAAGAGAGTTGGCGGTGCGAATCATGTACCGATCGGATGGGACTGGTGGGCCGGTCTTGTAGGAAATTCCAAATATTACGATTATTTGTTATCGATAAATGGTACGGAAAGAAAGCACGGTAACACTGCAGGCGACTATCTTACCGACGTAATT agtAATCTAGCTGCGGATTTTATCAAAGGATATTCCCAAAATCAACCTTTCCTTATGGTATTAGCACCCCCAGCCCCTCATGCTCCTTTTACACCCGCCGATAGACATAATGATAAGTATAATGGTACAAAAGCAAAAAGGACTCCAAATTTTAACACAGCCGTGAATCAG GATAAACATTGGTTAGTTAGACGAGGTCCATCTCCTTTACCAGACAGCGTATTGCCGCAATTAGATAAGATATACAGGAAGAGATGGGAAACTTTATTAGCTGTTGACGAACttgttaaaaatgtacatGAGTTGTTGGAAGAGCGAAACTTGCTGAACAACACCTACTTTATTTATACGTCTGACAATGGATATCACATtg GACAATTTAGTATGCCCATGGACAAGCGTCAACCTTACGAGACAGATATACGAGTTCCATTATTGGTATCTGGTCCAGGAATTGACCCGTCTAGAATTTCCGCACCTGTCAGCAGTGTGGATATTTTCGCCACAGTTTTAGATATAGCTGATGTGGAATATCCATCAGATGGGACAACATTGTTTAAAACAAAGCGCAATTTGTCACAAGATCGTACAGTTTTGATAGAGTATCGGGGAGAAAGATCCAAAAATGTACCATCATCCGGTTGTCCAAGTGACAGTGATTTGAATGTTACA CTATGCATAAAAGAAATGGCGTGCAAATGTCAGGATGCCGCAAACAATACGTTCAGTTGTATTCGTCGTGTCTCTctaaactttaataatattttctgcgTCTTTGAAGATAATCAG AAATTCATTGAAGCCTACAATTTGAACGTTGACGAATACCAAATGATAAATATCGGGTACACAATGAAGAAACAATTGAGACACAGATTCAGGAAACGTCTTAAGAGAATGGCAATATGTCAAGACGCAGAATGCGTTCTCACAGGATTGGGaaacaaatatacataa
- the LOC105679262 gene encoding N-acetylglucosamine-6-sulfatase-like isoform X4 produces the protein MRKCVRNVTIVPVCSVRSFVVPYTNDKYTESYRTSGYHVYKLSSPICCPNRASILTGRYQHNHLTVNNSIAGGCNSIQWQQLREPATFAALLRNIAGYKTFYAGKYLNEYGSKRVGGANHVPIGWDWWAGLVGNSKYYDYLLSINGTERKHGNTAGDYLTDVISNLAADFIKGYSQNQPFLMVLAPPAPHAPFTPADRHNDKYNGTKAKRTPNFNTAVNQDKHWLVRRGPSPLPDSVLPQLDKIYRKRWETLLAVDELVKNVHELLEERNLLNNTYFIYTSDNGYHIGQFSMPMDKRQPYETDIRVPLLVSGPGIDPSRISAPVSSVDIFATVLDIADVEYPSDGTTLFKTKRNLSQDRTVLIEYRGERSKNVPSSGCPSDSDLNVTLCIKEMACKCQDAANNTFSCIRRVSLNFNNIFCVFEDNQKFIEAYNLNVDEYQMINIGYTMKKQLRHRFRKRLKRMAICQDAECVLTGLGNKYT, from the exons ATGAGGAAGTGCGTGCGGAATGTTACGATTGTGCCAGTTTGTTctgttcgttcgttcgttgtGCCGT ACACCAATGACAAATACACTGAATCTTATAGGACGTCAGGGTATCACGTTTACAAATTGT CCTCACCCATTTGCTGTCCTAATCGAGCGTCCATCCTGACTGGACGATACCAGCATAATCATTTGACAGTGAATAATTCTATCGCTGGTGGTTGTAATAGCATACAGTGGCAACAATTAAGAGAACCGGCAACGTTTGCTGCTCTTTTGCGAAATATCGCCGGATACAAAACTTTTTATGCGGGAAAATACTTGAACGAG TACGGAAGCAAGAGAGTTGGCGGTGCGAATCATGTACCGATCGGATGGGACTGGTGGGCCGGTCTTGTAGGAAATTCCAAATATTACGATTATTTGTTATCGATAAATGGTACGGAAAGAAAGCACGGTAACACTGCAGGCGACTATCTTACCGACGTAATT agtAATCTAGCTGCGGATTTTATCAAAGGATATTCCCAAAATCAACCTTTCCTTATGGTATTAGCACCCCCAGCCCCTCATGCTCCTTTTACACCCGCCGATAGACATAATGATAAGTATAATGGTACAAAAGCAAAAAGGACTCCAAATTTTAACACAGCCGTGAATCAG GATAAACATTGGTTAGTTAGACGAGGTCCATCTCCTTTACCAGACAGCGTATTGCCGCAATTAGATAAGATATACAGGAAGAGATGGGAAACTTTATTAGCTGTTGACGAACttgttaaaaatgtacatGAGTTGTTGGAAGAGCGAAACTTGCTGAACAACACCTACTTTATTTATACGTCTGACAATGGATATCACATtg GACAATTTAGTATGCCCATGGACAAGCGTCAACCTTACGAGACAGATATACGAGTTCCATTATTGGTATCTGGTCCAGGAATTGACCCGTCTAGAATTTCCGCACCTGTCAGCAGTGTGGATATTTTCGCCACAGTTTTAGATATAGCTGATGTGGAATATCCATCAGATGGGACAACATTGTTTAAAACAAAGCGCAATTTGTCACAAGATCGTACAGTTTTGATAGAGTATCGGGGAGAAAGATCCAAAAATGTACCATCATCCGGTTGTCCAAGTGACAGTGATTTGAATGTTACA CTATGCATAAAAGAAATGGCGTGCAAATGTCAGGATGCCGCAAACAATACGTTCAGTTGTATTCGTCGTGTCTCTctaaactttaataatattttctgcgTCTTTGAAGATAATCAG AAATTCATTGAAGCCTACAATTTGAACGTTGACGAATACCAAATGATAAATATCGGGTACACAATGAAGAAACAATTGAGACACAGATTCAGGAAACGTCTTAAGAGAATGGCAATATGTCAAGACGCAGAATGCGTTCTCACAGGATTGGGaaacaaatatacataa